A genomic region of Cannabis sativa cultivar Pink pepper isolate KNU-18-1 chromosome 1, ASM2916894v1, whole genome shotgun sequence contains the following coding sequences:
- the LOC115707459 gene encoding cysteine-rich receptor-like protein kinase 25 isoform X3, which produces MKMMMNKISPKSLCLILAHTLYWSCLIHIGESTSTYSEHACTNSTASASTLSQDATYLANLNLLLSYLNSNATNDAGFYQTTVATGTQDASTGLFQCRGDITASLCRECVLNASREVLKRCPQEKQAVIWYDVCWIRYQDSSIFLPNPGIVPSTSLQSSETVREAERFNKLLAGVMDALANKAANSGSVKKFATAENNFTSSETLYSLAQCTPDLSAADCNTCLRSAIGFFPQCCSSKRGGAVFLPSCIVRFEFYPFFNSTTTPSISTDQVPLSAKKIKKYLSLQRQDSVRNEISKGETFQFAMVEIKTATNNFSDENKIGRGGFGEVYMGTLNDGEKIAVKRLIGNLGQGAEEQFKNEAKLMAKLQHRNLVRLLGFCLEAEEKILIYEYVTNKSLDFFLFDEDKKNLLDWSTRYKIISGIARGILYLHEDSRLKIIHRDLKASNILLDDHMIPKISDFGMAKVFVVDQTHGNTNRIVGTYGYMSPEYAMHGQFSFKSDVFSFGVLVLEILSGKRNNFFYQSHEGADLLSYAWELWKEGTFLELLDPTLRNSFSRNEVVRCIHMGLLCVQENPVHRPTMATIVLMLNSYSAILPPPQQPALYNHNRTQSSTTTTGEHQFHQSMPNSSQWSANDGSMITEVYPR; this is translated from the exons atgaagatgatgatgaacaAAATTTCTCCCAAGAGTCTGTGTCTAATCTTGGCTCATACCTTGTATTGGAGTTGTTTAATCCACAtcggagaatcaacatcaacatACAGCGAACACGCATGTACAAATTCCACGGCTTCTGCTTCTACTTTATCCCAGGACGCCACCTACCTCGCCAATCTCAATCTCCTCCTCTCCTATCTCAACTCCAACGCCACCAACGATGCCGGTTTCTACCAAACCACAGTCGCCACCGGCACTCAAGACGCATCTACCGGCCTCTTCCAATGCCGCGGAGATATAACTGCTTCCCTGTGCAGAGAATGCGTCTTAAACGCTTCCAGAGAGGTACTTAAACGGTGCCCACAAGAAAAGCAAGCCGTAATCTGGTACGACGTGTGTTGGATACGTTACCAGGACAGCTCTATCTTCTTGCCTAATCCGGGAATAGTGCCATCAACATCGTTGCAGAGTTCGGAGACTGTGAGGGAAGCCGAGCGGTTCAACAAATTGTTGGCGGGTGTTATGGATGCACTAGCGAACAAAGCCGCGAATTCTGGGTCGGTTAAGAAGTTCGCAACGGCTGAAAATAATTTCACGAGTTCGGAGACCTTGTACAGCTTGGCGCAGTGCACACCAGACTTGTCGGCGGCCGATTGCAACACGTGCTTGCGTAGCGCCATCGGTTTTTTTCCTCAGTGCTGCAGTAGCAAAAGAGGTGGGGCCGTTTTCTTGCCCAGCTGCATCGTCAGATTCGAGTTCTACCCCTTCTTCAACTCCACTACTACACCTTCAATTTCAACTGATCAGGTTCCACTTTCAG CAAAGAAGATAAAGAAATATCTCTCACTTCAGCGGCAAGACAGTG TCCGGAATGAAATTTCAAAGGGAGAGACATTTCAATTTGCAATGGTGGAGATTAAGACTGCCACTAACAACTTTTCTGATGAGAACAAAATAGGAAGAGGTGGATTTGGGGAAGTTTACATG ggTACGCTGAATGATGGAGAAAAAATAGCTGTGAAAAGACTAATTGGAAATTTGGGACAAGGAGCAGAAGAACAATTTAAGAATGAGGCCAAATTAATGGCCAAACTTCAACACAGAAATCTTGTAAGGCTATTAGGATTTTGCTTGGAAGCAGAAGAGAAAATTCTCATCTATGAATATGTGACTAATAAAAGCCTTGATTTCTTTTTATTCG ATGAAGATAAGAAAAACTTATTAGATTGGTCAACACGATATAAGATTATATCAGGGATTGCGAGAGGGATTCTTTATCTTCATGAAGACTCTAGACTAAAAATTATACACCGTGATCTAAAAGCTAGCAACATTTTATTAGATGACCATATGATTCCTAAGATTTCAGATTTTGGCATGGCAAAGGTTTTTGTTGTGGACCAAACTCATGGAAATACCAATCGTATTGTTGGAACTTA TGGCTACATGTCTCCAGAGTATGCCATGCATGGTCAATTTTCTTTTAAGTCAGATGTGTTCAGCTTTGGAGTGTTGGTGCTAGAGATTCTCAGTGGCAAGAGAAACAATTTTTTCTATCAATCACACGAGGGTGCAGACCTTTTGAGCTAT GCTTGGGAGCTTTGGAAGGAAGGGACTTTCTTGGAATTGTTGGATCCAACTCTAAGAAATTCCTTCTCAAGAAATGAAGTGGTTAGATGCATTCATATGGGATTGTTATGTGTTCAAGAAAATCCTGTTCATAGACCCACCATGGCAACAATAGTTCTCATGCTCAATAGTTACTCTGCTATACTTCCACCACCTCAACAACCAGCCCTTTATAATCATAATAGAACACAATCGAGCACGACAACTACGGGTGAGCACCAGTTTCACCAGTCTATGCCTAATTCATCACAATGGTCTGCTAATGACGGATCCATGATAACTGAAGTCTATCCTCGATAG
- the LOC115707459 gene encoding cysteine-rich receptor-like protein kinase 44 isoform X2, producing the protein MKMMMNKISPKSLCLILAHTLYWSCLIHIGESTSTYSEHACTNSTASASTLSQDATYLANLNLLLSYLNSNATNDAGFYQTTVATGTQDASTGLFQCRGDITASLCRECVLNASREVLKRCPQEKQAVIWYDVCWIRYQDSSIFLPNPGIVPSTSLQSSETVREAERFNKLLAGVMDALANKAANSGSVKKFATAENNFTSSETLYSLAQCTPDLSAADCNTCLRSAIGFFPQCCSSKRGGAVFLPSCIVRFEFYPFFNSTTTPSISTDQVPLSGKGKKSIITIIAIVGPISVVLVVFLIGFCFLRNKAKKIKKYLSLQRQDSVRNEISKGETFQFAMVEIKTATNNFSDENKIGRGGFGEVYMGTLNDGEKIAVKRLIGNLGQGAEEQFKNEAKLMAKLQHRNLVRLLGFCLEAEEKILIYEYVTNKSLDFFLFDEDKKNLLDWSTRYKIISGIARGILYLHEDSRLKIIHRDLKASNILLDDHMIPKISDFGMAKVFVVDQTHGNTNRIVGTYGYMSPEYAMHGQFSFKSDVFSFGVLVLEILSGKRNNFFYQSHEGADLLSYAWELWKEGTFLELLDPTLRNSFSRNEVVRCIHMGLLCVQENPVHRPTMATIVLMLNSYSAILPPPQQPALYNHNRTQSSTTTTGEHQFHQSMPNSSQWSANDGSMITEVYPR; encoded by the exons atgaagatgatgatgaacaAAATTTCTCCCAAGAGTCTGTGTCTAATCTTGGCTCATACCTTGTATTGGAGTTGTTTAATCCACAtcggagaatcaacatcaacatACAGCGAACACGCATGTACAAATTCCACGGCTTCTGCTTCTACTTTATCCCAGGACGCCACCTACCTCGCCAATCTCAATCTCCTCCTCTCCTATCTCAACTCCAACGCCACCAACGATGCCGGTTTCTACCAAACCACAGTCGCCACCGGCACTCAAGACGCATCTACCGGCCTCTTCCAATGCCGCGGAGATATAACTGCTTCCCTGTGCAGAGAATGCGTCTTAAACGCTTCCAGAGAGGTACTTAAACGGTGCCCACAAGAAAAGCAAGCCGTAATCTGGTACGACGTGTGTTGGATACGTTACCAGGACAGCTCTATCTTCTTGCCTAATCCGGGAATAGTGCCATCAACATCGTTGCAGAGTTCGGAGACTGTGAGGGAAGCCGAGCGGTTCAACAAATTGTTGGCGGGTGTTATGGATGCACTAGCGAACAAAGCCGCGAATTCTGGGTCGGTTAAGAAGTTCGCAACGGCTGAAAATAATTTCACGAGTTCGGAGACCTTGTACAGCTTGGCGCAGTGCACACCAGACTTGTCGGCGGCCGATTGCAACACGTGCTTGCGTAGCGCCATCGGTTTTTTTCCTCAGTGCTGCAGTAGCAAAAGAGGTGGGGCCGTTTTCTTGCCCAGCTGCATCGTCAGATTCGAGTTCTACCCCTTCTTCAACTCCACTACTACACCTTCAATTTCAACTGATCAGGTTCCACTTTCAG gaaaaggaaaaaaatcaataattacAATTATTGCTATTGTTGGGCCAATTAGTGTAGTTCTTGTAGTTTTTTTGATTGGCTTTTGCTTCCTCCGTAATAAAGCAAAGAAGATAAAGAAATATCTCTCACTTCAGCGGCAAGACAGTG TCCGGAATGAAATTTCAAAGGGAGAGACATTTCAATTTGCAATGGTGGAGATTAAGACTGCCACTAACAACTTTTCTGATGAGAACAAAATAGGAAGAGGTGGATTTGGGGAAGTTTACATG ggTACGCTGAATGATGGAGAAAAAATAGCTGTGAAAAGACTAATTGGAAATTTGGGACAAGGAGCAGAAGAACAATTTAAGAATGAGGCCAAATTAATGGCCAAACTTCAACACAGAAATCTTGTAAGGCTATTAGGATTTTGCTTGGAAGCAGAAGAGAAAATTCTCATCTATGAATATGTGACTAATAAAAGCCTTGATTTCTTTTTATTCG ATGAAGATAAGAAAAACTTATTAGATTGGTCAACACGATATAAGATTATATCAGGGATTGCGAGAGGGATTCTTTATCTTCATGAAGACTCTAGACTAAAAATTATACACCGTGATCTAAAAGCTAGCAACATTTTATTAGATGACCATATGATTCCTAAGATTTCAGATTTTGGCATGGCAAAGGTTTTTGTTGTGGACCAAACTCATGGAAATACCAATCGTATTGTTGGAACTTA TGGCTACATGTCTCCAGAGTATGCCATGCATGGTCAATTTTCTTTTAAGTCAGATGTGTTCAGCTTTGGAGTGTTGGTGCTAGAGATTCTCAGTGGCAAGAGAAACAATTTTTTCTATCAATCACACGAGGGTGCAGACCTTTTGAGCTAT GCTTGGGAGCTTTGGAAGGAAGGGACTTTCTTGGAATTGTTGGATCCAACTCTAAGAAATTCCTTCTCAAGAAATGAAGTGGTTAGATGCATTCATATGGGATTGTTATGTGTTCAAGAAAATCCTGTTCATAGACCCACCATGGCAACAATAGTTCTCATGCTCAATAGTTACTCTGCTATACTTCCACCACCTCAACAACCAGCCCTTTATAATCATAATAGAACACAATCGAGCACGACAACTACGGGTGAGCACCAGTTTCACCAGTCTATGCCTAATTCATCACAATGGTCTGCTAATGACGGATCCATGATAACTGAAGTCTATCCTCGATAG
- the LOC115707459 gene encoding cysteine-rich receptor-like protein kinase 44 isoform X1: MKMMMNKISPKSLCLILAHTLYWSCLIHIGESTSTYSEHACTNSTASASTLSQDATYLANLNLLLSYLNSNATNDAGFYQTTVATGTQDASTGLFQCRGDITASLCRECVLNASREVLKRCPQEKQAVIWYDVCWIRYQDSSIFLPNPGIVPSTSLQSSETVREAERFNKLLAGVMDALANKAANSGSVKKFATAENNFTSSETLYSLAQCTPDLSAADCNTCLRSAIGFFPQCCSSKRGGAVFLPSCIVRFEFYPFFNSTTTPSISTDQVPLSAGKGKKSIITIIAIVGPISVVLVVFLIGFCFLRNKAKKIKKYLSLQRQDSVRNEISKGETFQFAMVEIKTATNNFSDENKIGRGGFGEVYMGTLNDGEKIAVKRLIGNLGQGAEEQFKNEAKLMAKLQHRNLVRLLGFCLEAEEKILIYEYVTNKSLDFFLFDEDKKNLLDWSTRYKIISGIARGILYLHEDSRLKIIHRDLKASNILLDDHMIPKISDFGMAKVFVVDQTHGNTNRIVGTYGYMSPEYAMHGQFSFKSDVFSFGVLVLEILSGKRNNFFYQSHEGADLLSYAWELWKEGTFLELLDPTLRNSFSRNEVVRCIHMGLLCVQENPVHRPTMATIVLMLNSYSAILPPPQQPALYNHNRTQSSTTTTGEHQFHQSMPNSSQWSANDGSMITEVYPR; the protein is encoded by the exons atgaagatgatgatgaacaAAATTTCTCCCAAGAGTCTGTGTCTAATCTTGGCTCATACCTTGTATTGGAGTTGTTTAATCCACAtcggagaatcaacatcaacatACAGCGAACACGCATGTACAAATTCCACGGCTTCTGCTTCTACTTTATCCCAGGACGCCACCTACCTCGCCAATCTCAATCTCCTCCTCTCCTATCTCAACTCCAACGCCACCAACGATGCCGGTTTCTACCAAACCACAGTCGCCACCGGCACTCAAGACGCATCTACCGGCCTCTTCCAATGCCGCGGAGATATAACTGCTTCCCTGTGCAGAGAATGCGTCTTAAACGCTTCCAGAGAGGTACTTAAACGGTGCCCACAAGAAAAGCAAGCCGTAATCTGGTACGACGTGTGTTGGATACGTTACCAGGACAGCTCTATCTTCTTGCCTAATCCGGGAATAGTGCCATCAACATCGTTGCAGAGTTCGGAGACTGTGAGGGAAGCCGAGCGGTTCAACAAATTGTTGGCGGGTGTTATGGATGCACTAGCGAACAAAGCCGCGAATTCTGGGTCGGTTAAGAAGTTCGCAACGGCTGAAAATAATTTCACGAGTTCGGAGACCTTGTACAGCTTGGCGCAGTGCACACCAGACTTGTCGGCGGCCGATTGCAACACGTGCTTGCGTAGCGCCATCGGTTTTTTTCCTCAGTGCTGCAGTAGCAAAAGAGGTGGGGCCGTTTTCTTGCCCAGCTGCATCGTCAGATTCGAGTTCTACCCCTTCTTCAACTCCACTACTACACCTTCAATTTCAACTGATCAGGTTCCACTTTCAG caggaaaaggaaaaaaatcaataattacAATTATTGCTATTGTTGGGCCAATTAGTGTAGTTCTTGTAGTTTTTTTGATTGGCTTTTGCTTCCTCCGTAATAAAGCAAAGAAGATAAAGAAATATCTCTCACTTCAGCGGCAAGACAGTG TCCGGAATGAAATTTCAAAGGGAGAGACATTTCAATTTGCAATGGTGGAGATTAAGACTGCCACTAACAACTTTTCTGATGAGAACAAAATAGGAAGAGGTGGATTTGGGGAAGTTTACATG ggTACGCTGAATGATGGAGAAAAAATAGCTGTGAAAAGACTAATTGGAAATTTGGGACAAGGAGCAGAAGAACAATTTAAGAATGAGGCCAAATTAATGGCCAAACTTCAACACAGAAATCTTGTAAGGCTATTAGGATTTTGCTTGGAAGCAGAAGAGAAAATTCTCATCTATGAATATGTGACTAATAAAAGCCTTGATTTCTTTTTATTCG ATGAAGATAAGAAAAACTTATTAGATTGGTCAACACGATATAAGATTATATCAGGGATTGCGAGAGGGATTCTTTATCTTCATGAAGACTCTAGACTAAAAATTATACACCGTGATCTAAAAGCTAGCAACATTTTATTAGATGACCATATGATTCCTAAGATTTCAGATTTTGGCATGGCAAAGGTTTTTGTTGTGGACCAAACTCATGGAAATACCAATCGTATTGTTGGAACTTA TGGCTACATGTCTCCAGAGTATGCCATGCATGGTCAATTTTCTTTTAAGTCAGATGTGTTCAGCTTTGGAGTGTTGGTGCTAGAGATTCTCAGTGGCAAGAGAAACAATTTTTTCTATCAATCACACGAGGGTGCAGACCTTTTGAGCTAT GCTTGGGAGCTTTGGAAGGAAGGGACTTTCTTGGAATTGTTGGATCCAACTCTAAGAAATTCCTTCTCAAGAAATGAAGTGGTTAGATGCATTCATATGGGATTGTTATGTGTTCAAGAAAATCCTGTTCATAGACCCACCATGGCAACAATAGTTCTCATGCTCAATAGTTACTCTGCTATACTTCCACCACCTCAACAACCAGCCCTTTATAATCATAATAGAACACAATCGAGCACGACAACTACGGGTGAGCACCAGTTTCACCAGTCTATGCCTAATTCATCACAATGGTCTGCTAATGACGGATCCATGATAACTGAAGTCTATCCTCGATAG
- the LOC115707459 gene encoding cysteine-rich receptor-like protein kinase 25 isoform X4 → MKMMMNKISPKSLCLILAHTLYWSCLIHIGESTSTYSEHACTNSTASASTLSQDATYLANLNLLLSYLNSNATNDAGFYQTTVATGTQDASTGLFQCRGDITASLCRECVLNASREVLKRCPQEKQAVIWYDVCWIRYQDSSIFLPNPGIVPSTSLQSSETVREAERFNKLLAGVMDALANKAANSGSVKKFATAENNFTSSETLYSLAQCTPDLSAADCNTCLRSAIGFFPQCCSSKRGGAVFLPSCIVRFEFYPFFNSTTTPSISTDQVPLSVRNEISKGETFQFAMVEIKTATNNFSDENKIGRGGFGEVYMGTLNDGEKIAVKRLIGNLGQGAEEQFKNEAKLMAKLQHRNLVRLLGFCLEAEEKILIYEYVTNKSLDFFLFDEDKKNLLDWSTRYKIISGIARGILYLHEDSRLKIIHRDLKASNILLDDHMIPKISDFGMAKVFVVDQTHGNTNRIVGTYGYMSPEYAMHGQFSFKSDVFSFGVLVLEILSGKRNNFFYQSHEGADLLSYAWELWKEGTFLELLDPTLRNSFSRNEVVRCIHMGLLCVQENPVHRPTMATIVLMLNSYSAILPPPQQPALYNHNRTQSSTTTTGEHQFHQSMPNSSQWSANDGSMITEVYPR, encoded by the exons atgaagatgatgatgaacaAAATTTCTCCCAAGAGTCTGTGTCTAATCTTGGCTCATACCTTGTATTGGAGTTGTTTAATCCACAtcggagaatcaacatcaacatACAGCGAACACGCATGTACAAATTCCACGGCTTCTGCTTCTACTTTATCCCAGGACGCCACCTACCTCGCCAATCTCAATCTCCTCCTCTCCTATCTCAACTCCAACGCCACCAACGATGCCGGTTTCTACCAAACCACAGTCGCCACCGGCACTCAAGACGCATCTACCGGCCTCTTCCAATGCCGCGGAGATATAACTGCTTCCCTGTGCAGAGAATGCGTCTTAAACGCTTCCAGAGAGGTACTTAAACGGTGCCCACAAGAAAAGCAAGCCGTAATCTGGTACGACGTGTGTTGGATACGTTACCAGGACAGCTCTATCTTCTTGCCTAATCCGGGAATAGTGCCATCAACATCGTTGCAGAGTTCGGAGACTGTGAGGGAAGCCGAGCGGTTCAACAAATTGTTGGCGGGTGTTATGGATGCACTAGCGAACAAAGCCGCGAATTCTGGGTCGGTTAAGAAGTTCGCAACGGCTGAAAATAATTTCACGAGTTCGGAGACCTTGTACAGCTTGGCGCAGTGCACACCAGACTTGTCGGCGGCCGATTGCAACACGTGCTTGCGTAGCGCCATCGGTTTTTTTCCTCAGTGCTGCAGTAGCAAAAGAGGTGGGGCCGTTTTCTTGCCCAGCTGCATCGTCAGATTCGAGTTCTACCCCTTCTTCAACTCCACTACTACACCTTCAATTTCAACTGATCAGGTTCCACTTTCAG TCCGGAATGAAATTTCAAAGGGAGAGACATTTCAATTTGCAATGGTGGAGATTAAGACTGCCACTAACAACTTTTCTGATGAGAACAAAATAGGAAGAGGTGGATTTGGGGAAGTTTACATG ggTACGCTGAATGATGGAGAAAAAATAGCTGTGAAAAGACTAATTGGAAATTTGGGACAAGGAGCAGAAGAACAATTTAAGAATGAGGCCAAATTAATGGCCAAACTTCAACACAGAAATCTTGTAAGGCTATTAGGATTTTGCTTGGAAGCAGAAGAGAAAATTCTCATCTATGAATATGTGACTAATAAAAGCCTTGATTTCTTTTTATTCG ATGAAGATAAGAAAAACTTATTAGATTGGTCAACACGATATAAGATTATATCAGGGATTGCGAGAGGGATTCTTTATCTTCATGAAGACTCTAGACTAAAAATTATACACCGTGATCTAAAAGCTAGCAACATTTTATTAGATGACCATATGATTCCTAAGATTTCAGATTTTGGCATGGCAAAGGTTTTTGTTGTGGACCAAACTCATGGAAATACCAATCGTATTGTTGGAACTTA TGGCTACATGTCTCCAGAGTATGCCATGCATGGTCAATTTTCTTTTAAGTCAGATGTGTTCAGCTTTGGAGTGTTGGTGCTAGAGATTCTCAGTGGCAAGAGAAACAATTTTTTCTATCAATCACACGAGGGTGCAGACCTTTTGAGCTAT GCTTGGGAGCTTTGGAAGGAAGGGACTTTCTTGGAATTGTTGGATCCAACTCTAAGAAATTCCTTCTCAAGAAATGAAGTGGTTAGATGCATTCATATGGGATTGTTATGTGTTCAAGAAAATCCTGTTCATAGACCCACCATGGCAACAATAGTTCTCATGCTCAATAGTTACTCTGCTATACTTCCACCACCTCAACAACCAGCCCTTTATAATCATAATAGAACACAATCGAGCACGACAACTACGGGTGAGCACCAGTTTCACCAGTCTATGCCTAATTCATCACAATGGTCTGCTAATGACGGATCCATGATAACTGAAGTCTATCCTCGATAG